The following are from one region of the Bos mutus isolate GX-2022 chromosome 18, NWIPB_WYAK_1.1, whole genome shotgun sequence genome:
- the NQO1 gene encoding NAD(P)H dehydrogenase [quinone] 1 — MAVRKALIVLAHSERTSFNYAMKEAAIEALKRKGWEVTVSDLYAMNFNPVISRKDITGKLKDPGNFQYPAETVLAYKEGRLSPDIVAEQKKLEAADLVIFQFPLQWFGVPAILKGWFERVFIGEFAYKYAAMYDKGPFRNKKAVLSITTGGSGSMYSLHGIHGDINIILWPIQSGTLHFCGFQVLEPQLTYSIGHTPEDARVQILEGWKKRLENIWDEMPLYFAPSSLFDLNFQAGFLMKKEVQDEQKSKKFGLSVGHHLGKSIPMDNQIKAIK; from the exons TCAGAAAAGCACTGATCGTACTGGCCCACTCAGAGAGGACGTCCTTCAACTATGCCATGAAGGAGGCTGCCATAGAGGCTTTGAAGAGGAAAGGATGGGAGGTCACTGTGTCGGACCTGTATGCCATGAACTTCAATCCCGTCATCTCCAGAAAGGACATCACAG GTAAACTGAAGGACCCCGGGAACTTTCAGTATCCTGCCGAGACTGTTTTAGCTTATAAAGAAGGCCGTCTGAGCCCAGATATTGTGGCCGAACAAAAGAAGCTGGAAGCTGCAGACCTTGTGATTTTTCAG TTTCCCCTGCAGTGGTTTGGAGTCCCTGCCATCCTGAAAGGCTGGTTTGAGCGGGTGTTCATAGGGGAGTTCGCTTACAAGTATGCTGCCATGTATGATAAGGGGCCTTTTCGG aataAGAAGGCAGTGCTTTCCATCACCACTGGTGGCAGCGGCTCCATGTACTCTCTGCATGGTATCCATGGGGACATAAACATCATTCTCTGGCCAATTCAG AGTGGCACTCTGCACTTCTGTGGCTTCCAAGTCTTGGAACCTCAGCTGACATATAGCATTGGGCACACTCCCGAGGATGCCCGAGTTCAGATCCTGGAAGGATGGAAGAAACGCCTGGAGAATATTTGGGATGAGATGCCACTGTATTTTGCTCCAAGTAGCCTCTTTGACCTAAATTTCCAGGCAGGATTCTTAATGAAAAAGGAGGTGCAGGATGAGCAGAAAAGTAAGAAATTTGGCCTTTCTGTGGGCCATCACTTGGGCAAGTCCATCCCAATGGACAACCAGATCAAAGCCATAAAATAA